A region of the Brachybacterium sacelli genome:
ACGCCGGTGAGGACCGAACCCTGTTCCCCGCGATCGAAGCGGCGCATCCGGGCCTCGCGCCGGTGCTACGCGCCCTCGAGCAGGATCACTCCATGCTCGGCCACCTCCTGGCAGGGCTCCAGGACGCCGCTGATCGTGCTGCCACGGCCGACGAGCTCGACGCCCACGTCGAAGGGATCGCCGCGCTCATGGAGAACCACTTCCGGTACGAGGAACGCCAGCTGCTCACCGTCCTGGAGGGCTTGGACCTCGAGGCCGACCCGGGCGAGACGCTGGGGCCGCTGTGAAACCGACGGCCGCTTCCCGGTCAGAGCGTGATCTGCAGCTTCACGTCCGTCGGGCGGCCTTCGAGGAAGCGCTCGAAGGCCTGCACCGAGTCGTCGAAGGCGAAGGTCTCGGACACAAAGCGGCCGAGGTCCACGGCATCGGTGGCGGCGAGGTCGATGGCCTTCTGGTAGACGTTCGCGTAGCGAAACACTAAGAGCGACCTGCCTTCACTATGACCTGCACGGTCTTGGAACTTGTGACAGCTAAATAGCCATTGAAATGCCTTGTGGATAACGTACGTCACACGGAGGCGACCGCGCTTTGGACTCAAGCATATGCCGGGACAGACCGCCAACACAGGTCGACAGGGCAGTGGGAATCGCGCGGCATCGCCTCGAGCTCGCGTGGACGCCGAGCCCTCGGGCCGGGGTCTCCGGACACTCCCTGCGCGCCGGACACGCGATATCGGCCGCCGAATAGGGGATCGACCCGGTGACGGCCTCCCGCACCACCAGGAACCGCCTGCTGGACTTGCTCTCACGGTACGTGCGCCCCGCCCACGCCCTCGAAGACTCCACTGCGGGCAAGATCGGTCTGTAGCCGCACTGCGGCCCGGCTTACCAGAAAGCGTGAGCGGTTCTCGGGATCACGTCACGACTTGACGAGGCGCCGTACTGCGTCCGAAGCCTCCTTCAGCTTCTTCTCGGCCTCGTCTCCGCCTTCGCGAGCGGCATCGAGGACGCAGTGACGGAGGTGATCGTCGAGCAGGCCCAACGCAACATTCTCCAGCGCGCTGTTCAGGGCTGAGATCTGGGTGAGGATGTCGATGCAGTAGACGTCCTCGTCGACCATGCGGGAGATCCCGCGGGCTTGCCCTTCGATGCGCTTGAGACGGTTAAGGTAGCGAGGCTTGTCCTGAATGTAGCCGTGAGGTCCGCTGTGGCAATCCTGGCCTTCAGCGGACTCGGGGACTGTGTTCATGAGTGATTCCATTCGGTGAGGGAGGGTCGTGGCGAGCTCGCACGGCGGCGACGGTCGTCTCCGGACGCAGGTCGAGCCGCCGAAGGAGCTGCGCGTTCAAGGCGACGACCACGGTGGACAGGGACATGAGGATCGCGCCGACGGACATCGGTAGCACGAACCCGATCGGGGCGAGGATCCCGGCTGCGAGCGGCACGGAGATCAGGTTGTAGCCGGCTGCCCACCACAAATTCTGCTTCATCTTCCGATACGCGGCGCGGGAGAGCTCGATCACCGACAGCACTGAGCGGGGATCGGAGCTGGCCAGCACCACGCCGGCGGAGGCGATCGCGACGTCGGTGCCGGCACCGATGGCGATGCCGACATCGGCCTGGGCGAGGCCGGGGGCGTCGTTGACACCGTCGCCGACCATAGCGACCTTCTTGCCCTCCTTCTGGAGTTGGGCGACCTTTGAGGACTTGTCCTCGGGTCGCACCCCGGCGAAGATGCGGTCGATGCCGAGCTCGCGGCCGACGCTGTTCGCCACCGCCTCGGCGTCACCGGTGATCATCACGACCTCGACCCCCAGGCTGTGCAGGGCATCGACGGCCTCGCGAGATTCGGGGCGCACCTCGTCGGAGAGCTTGAGCCCGCCGATGACCTCGCCATCCCGCAGTACGTGGAGGATGATCGCACCCTCCTCGCGCCAGGACGCGGCCTCCTCGATCTCGCCTGCGCCGGTCTCCTCGAGCAGGCGGGGCCCACCCACGCGGATCAGATGGCCATCGACCTGGGCGCTCACGCCCAGAGCCGGGGTGGAACTGATGTCGGTCCCGGAGGGAACCCGCACGCCGTCGGCCTGAGCCTTGCTGACGATGGCGCGCGCCAGTGGGTGCTCGCTCTCTGCCTCGGCCGCAGCCGCCAATGCCAACACCTCCGCGGCCTCCGCGTGGCGAGGAATGACCTCGGCGAGCACTGGCTCACCCTTGGTGAGGGTGCCGGTCTTGTCGAACAGGACCGCGTCCACCGTGCGCATGGCCTCCAGAGCCAGGCGATCCTTCACCAGCACGCCACCTCGGGCAGCGCGCTCCGTGGCGATGGAGACGACCAGAGGGATCGCGAGTCCCAGGGCGTGGGGGCAGGCGATCACCAGCACAGTCACCGTGCGCACCACGGCGGCATCGGGCATCCCGAGCACCGACCAGACGATTGCGGTGATCACCGCAGCGCCGAGAGCGAACCAGAACAGCCAGGCAGCGGCCGTGTCCGCGATCCGCTGGGCACGGGACGTAGAGTTCTGCGCCTCGGTCACCAGGCGCTGAATGCCAGCCAGAGCGGTGTCGTCACCGATCGCGGTGACCTCGATGCGCAGGCTGGAGTCCGTGGCGACCGTGCCCGCCACGACGGAATCTCCGGTGGAACGCCCCACTGGGCGGGACTCGCCGGTGACCATGGACTCGTCCACATCGGCGCGGCCTTCGCGGATCGTGCCGTCGGCCGGGACGCTGGCCCCGGGGCGGACGAGGACGAAGTCACCTCGCCGCAGCTCGGTGGGCGAGATGCTCACGAGCTCGTCCCCTTCGATGCGTTCTGCCATGTCGGGGAGCAATGCGGCCAGGGAGTCGAGCGCGGACGTGGTCTGGGCGAGGGAACGCATCTCGACCCAGTGCCCCAGCAGCATGATCACGATCAGCAGGGCGAGCTCCCACCAGAACTCGAGCTGGTGGTCGAGGATTCCGAGGGTCGCCCCCCAGGAGGCGAAGAACGCCACCGTGATCGCCAGAGCGATCAGCAGCATCATCCCGGGCTGACGAGAGCGGATCTCGGAGACGGCACCGGTGAGGAACGGGCGACCACCCCAGACGTACATGACGGTGCCGAGGACCGGGGCGATCCCTATCGCGCCGGGGACATCGGGAACGTTGTACCCGAGCAGCATCGCGAACATTGGCGAGAACACGACAACTGGGACCGCGATGATCAGGTTGATCCAGAAAAGCCGCCGGAACTGCCCGACGTGGTCTCCATGACCGGAATGGCCACCATGTCCTGAGTGACCCTCGTGGCCTGAGTGGTCCTCGTGAGATGCATGGTCGTTATTCGCGTCGGATGCGTCGTGCTCAGCAATGCCGGTGTGGGCATCATGAGGCGTGGAGGATGGATTAGCGTGCTGCATCCCGGGCTCTCCGTGGTCGTGACGGTGGGGGTGGTTGCCAGCGTTCATGCATACGACCGTATACCCCTAGGGGGTATTTGTCGAGAGGTTGGATTCCGCTGGGAGCATCGGTGCAGTTGAGGTGTGGAGGTGCGGCACGAGAGCCACCACGTCGGGGCCGGCGTCCAAGCCGCTTACTCCAACGAGCTGGCCCGCTCGCCCGTGCGTGAGGACGAGGGGGCTGGTAGAGAAGGCGCGTGTAGTCCCGAATCGGCCTGTATGTCCAGCAGCGATGTACAGGTGCTGGTGGATCTGTGCGCTGTAGAGGGCGCGGGGTCGGTAGGGGCCGGGGCCGTCGGCGAGCCCGAGCGAGGCCAGGGCGCTGCGTGCGGCGTGCGCGCCCTGTGCCTCGGCGTCGCTCCAATGATCGATGCGCCAGGTCGTGCCGTCAGTCTCGTGGACCGCGACGCCTCCTGCGGCGTAGACGTTTTCGTGGTCTCGGCTGCGCAGCCGAGAATTGACAGCGATCGCTCCGCCCCAGGGGGAGGGGGATAGCGTGCGCGTTCCGAGGGCGGTGATGGCCAGGTCTGCGGCGATGTCACGGCCGTCGGTGAACTCGGCGTGCAACTCGCTCTCGACGAGCTCAAGGCGCGTCAGCGCGTGACCGAAATGCGTGTCGACAACGACCCGATGTGCCTAGGAAAGTTGTCCTGCGACCTGGGCGCCGAAGGCGGTGGCCCCAGGGATGGGCGAAGAGGCGGCGAGTGTGACCCTGCATCCAGCGTCGCTGAGGATTCCCGCGGTCTCGGCTCCGATGAACCCTGTCCCGTAGATGAGGACCCTTGGGGAGGGCGTGCGGTCGAGGACGGCGCACACACGGAGCGCATCGTCCAGGGAGTGCAGGTGCGTCACCCGTTCGCTCTCCAGGGCGGCAGGGTCGGTGATACCCGGAGGTAGGTCGCGTGGCGCGCTTCCCGCAGTGACGATCAGCGCGTCATAGTCCACGCGGGCTCCAGAGCGCAGGTGAACGGTCTGCTCTAGGGGGTCCACCGCCTGGACGCGATCCCGGACTGGCGGAGCGGGCAGTGCTGGCAGATAATCCTGATGGGGTTCGAGGAGGCTAGTGGCGACAGCCTTGTTGACCAGGGCGCGGTTATACGGGGTGGTTTCCGTATCGATGATCGCGATTGTCGTGATCCCCTCGTGCTGGGCAAGCTCCCGGACCGCGGCCGCCCCCGCAGCTCCTGCACCGATGACGAGAACGTGTGCCGTGTCGGGCATTGCCGAGCTCCGATCTATATGGGGGAGGGGGCGCGCTGCTTGGCAGTGGCCCCCTCCCGCTGAGCGGTGGTGCTCAGGCGGCGACGTACTTCTGCGGATCGGCGTCGAACAGAGGGACGCACCCGGTGCAGCACAGCCAGTAACGGGTACCTTCGTAGTCGCGGAACAGACCCGCGGACTCGGCGACGCTCTTGACGACGGTCCGGCCCTCCATCACAGGGCAGGTGGCCATGTCGTTCTCCCCGGGGCCCATGAGGTTCGGGCGCCCCTCGGACTCCACAGGAGCGTGGGAGGTATGGCCGCCGCAGCAGCTGGAGTTCTGATCGGTGGTGTCGTTCATGGGTTTCCTTCCATAGGGGTTTCGTGCGGGGATGGTCAGTTCTTCGCGATGGAGGTGAAGCCTCGCAGGCGGAGGCTGTTGCCCACGACGAAGACGCTGGAGAACGCCATCGCGGCACCGGCGAGCATGGGGTTGAGCATGCCGAGCGCAGCGATCGGGATCGCGGCCGTGTTGTAGGCGAAGGCCCAGAACAGGTTGGTCTTGATCGTGCCGAGGGTCTTGCGGGACAGACGGATGGCATCGACCGCGCTGCGGAGGTCGCCACGTACCAGCGTGATGTCACTGGCCTCGATCGCGACATCGGTACCGGTTCCCATCGCCAGTCCCAGATCGGCCTGAGCGAGGGCAGGTGCGTCATTGACGCCGTCGCCGACCATCGCGACGCTGCGGCCCTTGCGCTGGAGGCGGGAGACCACATCGACCTTCTCGGAGGGCAGGACTTCGGCGATGACCTCGTCGATGCCGACCTCGGTGGCGATCTGGCGGGCCACGGCCTCGTTGTCGCCGGTCAGCAGGATCGGGGTCAGCCCCAGCTCCTTCATCGCGGCGACCGCCTCCGCGCTGGTGGGTTTGACCGTGTCGGCGACCACCAGGATCCCGCGGGCGACTCCGTCCCAGCCGATGGCGACGACGGTCTTGCCCTGTCCCTCGGCCTCCGTCTTGGCGGCGGCGACCACGGGGCTCAGGGTCATCTGCGTCTCGGCGAGGAGGCTCTCGCGGCCGACGACGACGGTGCGCCCTTCGACGATGCCGCGCACGCCCTTGCCCTCGATGTTGGTGAAATCCGAGAGTGTCGGGAGTTCGCCGATCTCCTGGGTGGCGCCCTTGGCGATTGCTTGGGCGATCGGGTGCTCGGAGGAGTCCTCGACGGCGCCGGCCAGTCGCAGCAGCTCGGCGCGATTGGTGCCTTCATCGGTGACGACATCGGTGAGAGTCATCTTGCCGGTGGTGACGGTGCCGGTCTTGTCCAGCACCACGGTGTCGACCTTGCGGGTGGACTCGAGCACCTCGGGGCCCTTGATCAGAACACCCATCTGGGCTCCGCGGCCCGTGCCCACCAGTAGTGCGGTCGGGGTCGCGAGTCCCAGGGCGCAAGGGCAGGCGATGACGAGCACGGCGACGGCCGCGGTGAAGGCCGCGGTGACGGGGAACCCGGCGCCGAGCCATGCGCCGAGGGTCAGCGCGGCGACCAGGATCACGATCGGCACGAAGATCCCGGAGATGCGGTCGGCCAGGCGCTGGACCTCGGCCTTCCCGGTCTGGGCGTCCTCGACGAGCTTCGCCATCTGCGCCAGCTGCGTGTCGGAACCGATACGGGTGGCGCGGACCACGAGGCGTCCGCCGGCGTTGACCGTGGCACCGGTGACGGCATCCCCTTCACTCACCTCGACGGGGACCGACTCGCCGGTGAGCATGGAGGCGTCGACCGCGGAGGTGCCGGAGACGACGGTGCCGTCGGTGGCAATCTTCTCGCCAGGGCGGACGATGAAATCGTCACCCTCCACGAGATCGTCGATGGCGATCTTCTGCTCCTGGCCTCCTCGCAGCACGGAGACTTCTTTCGCGCCGAGCTCGAGGAGGGCGCGCAGGGCGGCACCGGCCTGGCGCTTGGACCGCTTCTCGAAGTAGCGGCCGGCCAGGATGAACATTGTGACGCCCGCACCGACCTCGAGGTAGATGTTCGCCACCCCGTCGGAGGGTGCGATCGTCAGCTCGAAGGGGTGGGTCATGCCAGGGGTGCCGGCCGTGCCGAAGAACAGGGCGTACAGGGACCACAGCAGGGCGGCGGAGGTGCCCATCGAGATGAGCGTGTCCATCGTGGCTGCGCCGTGCTTGAGGTTCGTCCAGGCCGCCTTGTGGAAAGGCCAGGCGCCCCACACGATCACCGGGGCCGCGAGCGCGAGCGAGAGCCACTGCCAGTAGGGGAACTGTAGGGCGGGGATCATCGCCATCGCGATGACCGGGACGGTCAGCACGACCGCACCGATCAGCCGGTGGCGCAGGGAGGTCAGCTCCGGGTCGGAGCCCTCCGGATCGTCCCCAGGCGTGTTCGCTGAGTCCTTGCCGGTGGCTGGCTTGGGCAGCGCGGCGGTGTATCCAGTCTTTTCGACTTCACTGACGAGCAGCTGCGGATCGTAGCCCTCTGGGGCCGTCACCTTGGCTTTCTCGGTGGCGTAGTTGACGGTCGCGGTGATGCCGTCAAGCTTGTTGAGTTTTCGCTCGATACGGTTCGCGCAGGACGCGCACGTCATCCCGCCGATTTCCAGCTCAATGCCTGCCTCCGCGATAAGTGGTGTTTCGGGGTTCACTGCAGGTCCTTTCCGGTCTGTCTTGACGGTCGATCTGGCCCCAAGGGGTTAGTGACCATCCGGGTGCGCTCCGGCGCTCTCGTTCTCGGTGCCCTGTTCCGCCTCGACGACGAACTGCGCAGTGTGCACCTCGCCATCGATCTGGAAGTCAAGGTAGAGGTAATAACGGCCGGCCGTGGGGGCCTCCGCCATGAAGGAGATATCCGGGCCGGAGGTCTCCCCGGCAGCAGGGTCCTCGCCCTCGGCGTGGACGTGGAGGTACTCCATGTCGCCCTCGCGCAGAGCAACGAGATGGCCGAAAGCGCCAAGGTAGGGTTCCAAGTTGGTTGCCGGAGCGCCGTCTTGGGTGACGCTCAGCGTGAGGTCGCTGGATGTCCCGGCAGTCAGGTCCCCGTCCAGAGTCACCTCGAACCCGTCGACCTCGTCCTTCGCAGAGAGGGGACGGTCGGTGACCGGCGTGAGTTCGCCAACAACGTCAACGGTCCGCGACAGCGTCAGAGTGTCCTCGCCATCGCCGGTGGGGGCGAAATCGGCATAGATCTTGTACGTACCGGCTTCCTCCCACTGCCAGGGCAGGGACCAGCTCCCGGTGGACGGGTCCAGCTCCGGGTGCACATGGCGGTATTGGGTGCCGTCGGTGCGGACCACGATCAGGTGCATCTCCTTCTCGTGGGCCTCCTGATATTCCGTGACGGGGCTCCCGTCGGGCCCGGTGATCGTGTACGCGAGCTCTCCGACCTGCTCAGCGGACTGCGGAGCGGAGACCTCGGACAGCACGTAGCCCTGAGCGGACATCGAGACTCCCTTCTGCGGTGTGACCACGGGCTGCGTGCCTGTGGCCTCGTGGCCGGACTCATCGTGCGGGGAGTCGGCAGCCTGCGCTGACCATCGTTCGACGACCCGGTCCGGGACGACGGCGCCGGCTGCGACGAAGGCGCCGCCGAAGGTCACTGCGACAGCAGCGCCGTAGGCGATCAGTCGTCCCGCGGCATTCATCGGGCCTTGACCGCCGAGTAGCCGGCCTCCTCGACCGCGGTGAGGACCTGTGCGTCATCGAGGGGCTCCTCGGAGGTGACGACGAGGCGGCCCGTCTGGGCGCTCACCTGGATGTCGCTCACCCCGGAGAGCTCACCGACCTCCTCGCGGACCGACATCTCGCAATGCCCGCAGGTCATTCCGGTCACCTGGTACTCGTTCGTCGTCGTCATGATCGTGCTCCTCTAGTCTGGATACCCCCAAGGGGTATCGGTTCAGGGTTGAGGCTATACCCCCTCCCGGTATCGCGCAAGCAATTCGGTTGCGTGTCGGGGGCGCGTATCCGTGGGATGCAAGGGGCGGCCGACGGCGGATGCAGGGTCTCTCCGAACACGGGCAGCAACCGGCTCTCGCTCCTGCCAAGCAAGAGGTCCCCGACGTCTGCCTCCTTCGACGTCGGGGACCTGAACGATCGGCGTCAGGACGCGTAGTCGATACCGGTCATCATGCCGGTCTCCTGGTGGTATGCGTTGTGGCAGTGCGCTGCCCACCGACCCGGATTGTCCGCATCGAAGTCGAGTTCGACCGATTCCATGGGTGCCAGCAGCACGGTGTCATTCCGGAGTCCCGACGGCAGGGCGAAGGTGTGGCCGTGGATGTGGAGGGGGTGGCTCATCATCGTCTGGTTGGTCGCGCTGATACGGACCCGCTGTCCCTCGCGGATGCTGAGCGGAGTGTTCTGCCCGTAGGGCGCTCCGTTGATGGCCCACTGATAGGGCTGCATTGAGCCTTGGAAGGCGAGCTCGAGCTCGGTGTCGACGGCGCGGTCCTCGAGTCGCGCGGCCTCGGCCGGTTCCAGAGTGGATCCGATGAGGACGTCCTCGTCGAGTTCCCGGACCTGGGCGTCCGGAGCGGGAGTGGAACCGGAGCCGGTCTTCAGCACGGCGAGCCCTTGACCGCCGCTGGACTTCCCGACGGGACGCGCCACCAGAGGGAACATGCCGTCCTTCACCGTGACCACCACGTCGTAGCGCTCGCCCATGCCGAGGTAGAGCCCCTTGGCGGTGACCGGTTCGACGGCGAATCCGTCCGAGTGGGTGACGGAGAGATCGTGGTCTCCGAGTGCGAGGGCGAAGATGGTGTCGGCGGAGGCATTGATCAAGCGGATGCGCACGCGCTGGCCGGGCTTCGCCTCGAATGTCTCCGGCGCTTCGGGAACTCGGCCGTTGATGAGGAAGTGGGGGTAGGTCACGTCACCGGCGTCGCCCCAGGGCTCATCACCCATCGGCATGTCGCCATGGTTAATGACGGCGGATCCGCCGTCGCCCATGGGCATGTCGCCATCGTCCATACCGCCGGCATCCTAGGGACCGGAGCCGGTCAGCGCGGCCAGGACCTCGTCGGGTGTTTGCCCGGTGCCATCGATCCAGTCATCGAGGGTCACGATCCATTCCGCGTCGTAGTCACCGGGTTCGTCGGGATCGTCGATGATCAGCGGGGCGTAGAGCCCGCGGTCGAGCTGCAGGCCGACGTGGGAGTGGAGGAAGTAGGTGCCGGGGTCGGGGGCGACGAACTCGTAGGTG
Encoded here:
- a CDS encoding heavy metal translocating P-type ATPase; amino-acid sequence: MQHANPSSTPHDAHTGIAEHDASDANNDHASHEDHSGHEGHSGHGGHSGHGDHVGQFRRLFWINLIIAVPVVVFSPMFAMLLGYNVPDVPGAIGIAPVLGTVMYVWGGRPFLTGAVSEIRSRQPGMMLLIALAITVAFFASWGATLGILDHQLEFWWELALLIVIMLLGHWVEMRSLAQTTSALDSLAALLPDMAERIEGDELVSISPTELRRGDFVLVRPGASVPADGTIREGRADVDESMVTGESRPVGRSTGDSVVAGTVATDSSLRIEVTAIGDDTALAGIQRLVTEAQNSTSRAQRIADTAAAWLFWFALGAAVITAIVWSVLGMPDAAVVRTVTVLVIACPHALGLAIPLVVSIATERAARGGVLVKDRLALEAMRTVDAVLFDKTGTLTKGEPVLAEVIPRHAEAAEVLALAAAAEAESEHPLARAIVSKAQADGVRVPSGTDISSTPALGVSAQVDGHLIRVGGPRLLEETGAGEIEEAASWREEGAIILHVLRDGEVIGGLKLSDEVRPESREAVDALHSLGVEVVMITGDAEAVANSVGRELGIDRIFAGVRPEDKSSKVAQLQKEGKKVAMVGDGVNDAPGLAQADVGIAIGAGTDVAIASAGVVLASSDPRSVLSVIELSRAAYRKMKQNLWWAAGYNLISVPLAAGILAPIGFVLPMSVGAILMSLSTVVVALNAQLLRRLDLRPETTVAAVRARHDPPSPNGITHEHSPRVR
- a CDS encoding heavy metal translocating P-type ATPase; this encodes MNPETPLIAEAGIELEIGGMTCASCANRIERKLNKLDGITATVNYATEKAKVTAPEGYDPQLLVSEVEKTGYTAALPKPATGKDSANTPGDDPEGSDPELTSLRHRLIGAVVLTVPVIAMAMIPALQFPYWQWLSLALAAPVIVWGAWPFHKAAWTNLKHGAATMDTLISMGTSAALLWSLYALFFGTAGTPGMTHPFELTIAPSDGVANIYLEVGAGVTMFILAGRYFEKRSKRQAGAALRALLELGAKEVSVLRGGQEQKIAIDDLVEGDDFIVRPGEKIATDGTVVSGTSAVDASMLTGESVPVEVSEGDAVTGATVNAGGRLVVRATRIGSDTQLAQMAKLVEDAQTGKAEVQRLADRISGIFVPIVILVAALTLGAWLGAGFPVTAAFTAAVAVLVIACPCALGLATPTALLVGTGRGAQMGVLIKGPEVLESTRKVDTVVLDKTGTVTTGKMTLTDVVTDEGTNRAELLRLAGAVEDSSEHPIAQAIAKGATQEIGELPTLSDFTNIEGKGVRGIVEGRTVVVGRESLLAETQMTLSPVVAAAKTEAEGQGKTVVAIGWDGVARGILVVADTVKPTSAEAVAAMKELGLTPILLTGDNEAVARQIATEVGIDEVIAEVLPSEKVDVVSRLQRKGRSVAMVGDGVNDAPALAQADLGLAMGTGTDVAIEASDITLVRGDLRSAVDAIRLSRKTLGTIKTNLFWAFAYNTAAIPIAALGMLNPMLAGAAMAFSSVFVVGNSLRLRGFTSIAKN
- a CDS encoding heavy-metal-associated domain-containing protein, with amino-acid sequence MTTTNEYQVTGMTCGHCEMSVREEVGELSGVSDIQVSAQTGRLVVTSEEPLDDAQVLTAVEEAGYSAVKAR
- a CDS encoding hemerythrin domain-containing protein, whose protein sequence is MHTRLREALRVTREALASGDSPGHATRDLLLYCHGFCTALNAHHAGEDRTLFPAIEAAHPGLAPVLRALEQDHSMLGHLLAGLQDAADRAATADELDAHVEGIAALMENHFRYEERQLLTVLEGLDLEADPGETLGPL
- a CDS encoding metal-sensitive transcriptional regulator, translating into MNTVPESAEGQDCHSGPHGYIQDKPRYLNRLKRIEGQARGISRMVDEDVYCIDILTQISALNSALENVALGLLDDHLRHCVLDAAREGGDEAEKKLKEASDAVRRLVKS